The Streptomyces sp. NBC_01268 genome segment CTCGACGTCGAGCTGGTAGAACTCGCCCGGCGAGCGGTCGGCGCGGGCGTCCTCGTCGCGGAAGCAGGGCGCGATCTGGAAGTAGCGGTCGAAGCCGGAGATCATCAGCAGCTGCTTGAACTGCTGCGGCGCCTGCGGCAGCGCGTAGAACTTGCCCGGGTTCAGACGGGACGGGACGACGAAGTCGCGGGCGCCCTCGGGGGAGGTCGCGGCGAGGATCGGGGTCGCCATCTCGTTGAAGCCGAGGGCCACCATCTTGGAGCGGATGGCGGCGATGACGGCGGAGCGCAGCATGATGTTGCGGTGCATGCGCTCGCGACGCAGGTCGAGGAAGCGGAACTCCAGGCGCCGCTCCTCGTTCACGCCGTCGTCGGCGTTGATGGTGAAGGGGATCTGCTTCGCCGCGCCCAGGACCTCGACCGTGGCGGCCTCGATCTCGATCTCGCCGGTGGCGAGCTCCGGGTTGACGTTGTCGGCGCCACGCGAGACGACCTTGCCGTCCACGCGGACGACGGTCTCCTTGGTCAGCTTGTCGAGGACCTCGGCCGCGGCGGTGCCGGGGCGGGCGACCAGCTGGGTGATGCCGTAGTGGTCGCGCAGATCGATGAAGAGGATGCCGCCCAGGTCGCGCCGATTGTGCAGCCAGCCGCTCAGCCGGACGTCGGTGCCGACGTCAGAGGCGCGGAGCTCGCCGCAGGTGTGGGACCTGTACCGATGCATCGTCGTTCATCCAGTTCTTCGGGATCCTTGGTGGACGCCGGACGGAGACGCGTCCAGCCGTCCCAGGGTACCGGGCCACCCATGATCGCGATTCGAATACTCTCAGTGGCGACTTGCTGTCCGATATTCATAAAGTGGGGCAATGCGCACCGAGGACGTCCTGGCCGCCATCGCGACCGGCCTGTGGCGCTGGGACAACGCGTCCGGGGTGGTCACCCTCGACGCCGAGGCGGCCCGGCTCCTCGGGCTGCCCGCCGAGCCGGTGCGGCTCACCGAGGCGGCCGTGCGCTCGCGCTTCCATCCCGTCGACTGGAACGAGATCGACGGCGTGGTCCACCTGGCCGTCGCCGAGGGCACCCTGGCCGAGGCCCGGCTGCGCATCATGGACGAGCACGGCCGGGTGATCCGTACCGTACGGACCAGGTCCAAGCCGCTCGTCGAGGGGGACGACTACCAACTGGTCGGCACCCTCCAGGAGGTCGCCGAACCGCAGCCCGGCACCGCCGCCTCCACCCCCATCACCGGCGACTGGCGCCGCTCGCGCGAGGCGTTCCTGCTGGACGCGGGGCGGGCCCTCGCGGAGGCCCGGTCGACGGCCGAGGTGCTGCGGGTGGCGGCCTCGCTGTCCATGCCCGGCTTCTCGCCGGACGGGCTCGCCGTCTTCGGCCTGGCCGGCGACCGGCTGACGATCATCGGGCACCACGGGCACAGCGAGGGCGACGAGGGCCCCTTCACCTCGATGACCCTGGACACCGACTACCCGGCGGCGGAGGTGGCGCGGACCGGGCGGGCGATCTACCTGCCGACGCCCGAGGAGTACCTGCGCCGCTTCCCCATGACCTGGCCGCTCGCCCAGCGCTTCGGCCGCCGCTCCTGGGCCTTCGTCCCCCTGATCGTCGCCGGGCGCACGATGGGCGCCTGGATGGCGGCGTTCAAGCACCCGGTCGCCTTCACGCCCGACGAGCGCTCGGTGCTCACCACCGTGGCCAGGATGCTGGCCCAGGCGCTGGCCCGGGCCGGGGTGGCCGAGTCGGAGCGCGAGCTGTCGCTGGGGCTCCAGCGGACGATGATGCCGGCGCTCGGCCCCGGCATCCCCGGCATCCAGGTGGCCGCCCGGTACGTGCCCACCGGCGGCGGCCTCCAGGTCGGCGGCGACTGGTACGACATGATCCGGCTGCCCGGCGGGTCCGGCGCCGGGCGGATCGCCCTGGTGATCGGCGACGTCCAGGGCCATGACGTGCGCGCGGCCGGCCTCATGGGGCAGCTGCGGATCGCCCTGCGGGCGTACGCGTCCGAGGGGCACCGCCCGGACGCCGTGCTCTCCCGGGCCTCCCGGTTCCTGTACGGCGTCAACGACAGCACGGACGGCACCGACGGCACCGACGGGGACGGGGCGTACGGCGGGGCGTACGGCGGCCCCCGCTTCGCCACCTGTCTGTACCTGGAGGTCGACCTGGAGTCCGGGGTGGTCGAGATCGCCCGCGCCGGGCATCCCGATCCGGCGGTGCGGATGACCGACGGAACGGTTCTCCTGAGGCCCACCGCGGGCGGCCTTCCGCTCGGCATCGACCCCGACACCGACTACCCCACCACCCGGCTCACCCTGGAGCCCGGCGAGACCCTGATGATCTGCACCGACGGCCTCCTGGAGACCGGCGGCCACGACCTGGACACCGGCTGGGAGCGGGTCCGCAAGCTGCTGGAGGCGGACGACGGCGAGGACCTGGAGGAGCTCGCCGACCGCCTGGTCGAGGCCGTCCACGGGCCCGGCTCGCACCACACCACCGGGCCGCTCGCCGACCGCCGCGAGGACGACATCGCGGTGCTGCTGCTGTCCCGGCAGGGCGCGGCCGCGCTGCCGGCCCCGCGCCGCACGATGATGACCGTCGCCCAGGCCGAGCCCGAGCGGATCGCCGCCGCCCGCGAGCAGCTGCGCCAGCTCCTGCACGACTGGTCGGACGAGGACCAGGTCGACTCGGCGGTCCTGATGGTCTCCGAGATGGTCACCAACGTGCTGGTCCACACCGACGGCGACGCGCTGCTCGTCGCCGAGGTCGTGTGCGGCGGGAAGTCCCGGCGGCTCCGCGTCGAGGTCGCCGACGCGAGCGACGAGCTGCCGCACAAGCGGCACCCGGGCGAGATGGCCTCCAGCGGACGCGGGCTGTGGCTGATGGAGATGCTGGCGCACGCGTGGGGCGTGGACCCGCGGGGCGAGGGCAAGTCGATCTGGTTCGAACTCCACGAGCCGCACGAGGACGACGCGCCGGACGGGGAGCCGGACGGGGAGCCGGACGACGCGCCGGACGCGCCCGACGTACCCCCCGCGCCCTCCCCGTGACGCGCGCCCTCCCGTCCCCCGGAGGAGACTGGTCTCGTACGGTCGCCGGGGGGACCGGGAGCCCGCCATGGACACGCACAAGGTCGGCAGTGACGTCACCGTCCTCGGGGACAGTCTCGAAGTGCCGGGGATCGGTCACCTCCCCGTCAACGCCTTCGTCCTCACCGCCCGCGAGCCCGTGGTCGTCGACACCGGTCTGTCCGTCGCCGACCGGGACTTCCTCGCCGTGCTCGGCGGCGTCGTGGACCCGGCCGACGTGCGCTGGATCTGGCTCACCCACCCGGACCGCGACCACACGGGCGGCCTCTTCGAGCTGCTGGAGGCGGCGCCCCGGGCGAAGGTGGTGACGACCTTCGTCGGCGCCGGGATCATGACCACCGAGCGTGCCCTGCCGATGGACCGCGTGTACTTCCTCAACCCGGGCGAACGCCTGGACGTGGGCGACCGGTTCCTCGACGCGTTCCGGCCGCCGCTCTTCGACAACCCGGCCACCGTCGGCTTCTACGACGAGAAGACCCGGATCTGCTTCAGCTCCGACTGCTTCGGCGGCCCGATGCCCACCGAGGAGCTCGCGCGCGGCGGGCACGCCAACGACCTGAAGCCGGAGGAGCTGCGGGGCGCGCAGCTGCTGTGGGCGGTGATCGACAGCCCGTGGGTACAGATCGTGGACCCGGTGAAGTACGGGCTGTGGGTGGACGTGGTGCGGGAGATGAACCCGGAGATCGTGCTGAGCACGCACCTGCCGCCCGCGGTGCGGATGACCGGCCGGATGATCGAGACGATCACGACGGCGCCGGACGCGGACCCGTTCGTCGGCCCCGACCAGGCGGCCCTGGAACAGCTGCTCGCCTCCTTCGAGCCGGGCGGCCTGCCGGCCTGATCACCCGGGCCCGGGCTCCTGGGCCCCGTACCGGCTGCGCAGTTCGCCGATCACCCCGAACGCCGCGGCCGTCAGCGGGACGGCGAGCAGCATGCCCAGGATGCCGGCGACGGACGCCCCGGCGGTGATGGCCAGCATGACCACGGCCGGGTGCATCTGCACGGTCCGGCTCTGGACCATGGGCTGGAGCACGTTCCCCTCCAGGACCTGGACGGCGAGGACGACGCCGAGCACCCACAGGGCGATGACGAAGCCCCGGTCGGCGAGGGCGACGAGGACGGCGACGGCGCCGGAGAGGAAGGCGCCGAGGTACGGGATGTAGGCGGTGACGAAGACGAGCGCGGCCAGGCCCACCGCGCCCGGCACCTTCAGGACGAGCAGGCCGACGCCGATGAGGACGGCGTCGACGAAGGCGACGAAGGTGGTGCCCCGCATGAAGCCCTCGACGGCCTCGAAGGCGCGCCGTCCCATGGCCTCCACCATGTCGCCGGTGGAGCGGGGGGCGAGCGCGCGCAGCGCGTCGGCGGCCCGGTCGGAGTCGCGCAGGAAGAAGAAGATGAGGAGGAGGGCGAGGACGGCGGTGGCGAGCATCTGGCCGACCACGCTGAGCCCGGAGATCACCCCGGAGGCGGCGGTCCCGCCGAACTTCTCCAGCAGCTTCTTGGCGTTCTTGGCGAGGTCGTCGAGGGAGGTGCCGGCCGCGCCGAGGTGGTCGGCGATGTCGGTGGCGGCCTGCCGCAGCGAGGTGACGATCTGGTCGCCGGTCTCG includes the following:
- a CDS encoding SpoIIE family protein phosphatase, whose protein sequence is MRTEDVLAAIATGLWRWDNASGVVTLDAEAARLLGLPAEPVRLTEAAVRSRFHPVDWNEIDGVVHLAVAEGTLAEARLRIMDEHGRVIRTVRTRSKPLVEGDDYQLVGTLQEVAEPQPGTAASTPITGDWRRSREAFLLDAGRALAEARSTAEVLRVAASLSMPGFSPDGLAVFGLAGDRLTIIGHHGHSEGDEGPFTSMTLDTDYPAAEVARTGRAIYLPTPEEYLRRFPMTWPLAQRFGRRSWAFVPLIVAGRTMGAWMAAFKHPVAFTPDERSVLTTVARMLAQALARAGVAESERELSLGLQRTMMPALGPGIPGIQVAARYVPTGGGLQVGGDWYDMIRLPGGSGAGRIALVIGDVQGHDVRAAGLMGQLRIALRAYASEGHRPDAVLSRASRFLYGVNDSTDGTDGTDGDGAYGGAYGGPRFATCLYLEVDLESGVVEIARAGHPDPAVRMTDGTVLLRPTAGGLPLGIDPDTDYPTTRLTLEPGETLMICTDGLLETGGHDLDTGWERVRKLLEADDGEDLEELADRLVEAVHGPGSHHTTGPLADRREDDIAVLLLSRQGAAALPAPRRTMMTVAQAEPERIAAAREQLRQLLHDWSDEDQVDSAVLMVSEMVTNVLVHTDGDALLVAEVVCGGKSRRLRVEVADASDELPHKRHPGEMASSGRGLWLMEMLAHAWGVDPRGEGKSIWFELHEPHEDDAPDGEPDGEPDDAPDAPDVPPAPSP
- a CDS encoding MBL fold metallo-hydrolase; its protein translation is MDTHKVGSDVTVLGDSLEVPGIGHLPVNAFVLTAREPVVVDTGLSVADRDFLAVLGGVVDPADVRWIWLTHPDRDHTGGLFELLEAAPRAKVVTTFVGAGIMTTERALPMDRVYFLNPGERLDVGDRFLDAFRPPLFDNPATVGFYDEKTRICFSSDCFGGPMPTEELARGGHANDLKPEELRGAQLLWAVIDSPWVQIVDPVKYGLWVDVVREMNPEIVLSTHLPPAVRMTGRMIETITTAPDADPFVGPDQAALEQLLASFEPGGLPA
- a CDS encoding AI-2E family transporter, whose protein sequence is MSTDRPSPLLPEGARRTAAWCAVALLVAGVAAVFVWLCVVFKTAVTPVLLALLGTALLGPLYRRLLRMKVQKSLAAGLTVVAVVAVVGGATYIVVAALIETGDQIVTSLRQAATDIADHLGAAGTSLDDLAKNAKKLLEKFGGTAASGVISGLSVVGQMLATAVLALLLIFFFLRDSDRAADALRALAPRSTGDMVEAMGRRAFEAVEGFMRGTTFVAFVDAVLIGVGLLVLKVPGAVGLAALVFVTAYIPYLGAFLSGAVAVLVALADRGFVIALWVLGVVLAVQVLEGNVLQPMVQSRTVQMHPAVVMLAITAGASVAGILGMLLAVPLTAAAFGVIGELRSRYGAQEPGPG